The Triticum aestivum cultivar Chinese Spring chromosome 3A, IWGSC CS RefSeq v2.1, whole genome shotgun sequence genome includes a region encoding these proteins:
- the LOC123061769 gene encoding ABC transporter G family member STR2 yields the protein MAQPNHRYGGHRDLEAVIDMDHPEKPTAKGGSRFSFTGGLEFTSLTYTVVKKQRGVGGEWEKKDVDLLHEITGYAPKGCVTAVMGPSGAGKSTFLDALAGRISSLDGRVALDGVEMSPSVIKRSSAYVMQDDRLFPMLTVYETLLFAADFRLGSAVSPSDKKLRVDNLIEQLGLTTSRNTYIGDEGTRGVSGGERRRVSIGVDIIHGPALLFLDEPTSGLDSTSAHSVIEKVHDIACAGSTVVLTIHQPSSRILQLLDHLIILARGQLMYSGGPKEVTAHLGRMGRKVPKGENSIEHLLDVIQEYDQSEFGVNALAEFCLTGLKPRKLAAEGISTVSSIPPTPVGPGGEDFDHSLRSQHSKSPWSGAQFTPSRRPKKDQSGKSQNPPRYGPEIVMGTPTPLSSISVYTVNEADYLSPAQRASATGAPGVGINALGHRGKFANSYAAEVWVLMRRNFTNIWRTPELFLSRLMVLTVMGFLMATMFTKPKDNTQGITNRLSFFIFTVCVFFFSSNDAVPAFIQERFIFIRETSHNAYRASAYVVAGVITYLPFLLLQSAAYALITWWAIGLHGQFVYFLVMLYASLLSTNSFVVFISSIVPNFILGYAAVIAFTALFFLFCGYFVDSQSIPQGWKWMNTVSTMKYPYEGLLMNEFGGTRIFSSNPPLDGNAILENLTISVHKDRKWRMVLYLLGWAVFYRVLFYLVLRFASKNKRK from the exons ATGGCGCAGCCGAACCACCGGTACGGCGGCCACCGTGACCTGGAAGCCGTGATAGACATGGACCACCCGGAGAAGCCGACCGCGAAAGGCGGCAGCCGGTTCAGCTTCACCGGCGGGCTGGAGTTCACCAGCCTTACGTACACGGTGGTCAAGAAGCAGCGCGGAGTCGGCGGGGAGTGGGAGAAGAAGGACGTGGACCTTCTGCACGAGATCACGGGGTACGCGCCCAAAGGCTGCGTCACCGCCGTGATGGGTCCCAGCGGCGCCGGCAAGTCGACATTCCTGGACGCGCTCGCCGGGCGCATCTCCAGCCTCGACGGCCGCGTGGCGCTCGACGGCGTCGAGATGAGCCCCAGCGTCATCAAGCGTTCGTCCGCCTACGTCATGCAGGACGACCGCCTCTTCCCCATGCTCACCGTCTACGAGACGCTCTTGTTCGCCGCCGACTTCCGCCTCGGCTCCGCCGTTTCCCCCTCCGACAAGAAGCTCCGCGTCGACAACCTCATCGAGCAGCTCGGACTCACG ACATCAAGAAACACGTACATCGGGGACGAGGGCACGAGGGGCGTGTCCGGCGGAGAGCGCCGGCGCGTCTCGATCGGCGTGGACATCATCCACGGGCCGGCGCTGCTGTTCCTCGACGAGCCGACGTCGGGGCTCGACTCGACGAGCGCGCACAGCGTGATCGAGAAGGTGCACGACATCGCGTGCGCAGGGAGCACCGTGGTGCTGACCATCCACCAGCCGTCGTCGCGGATCCTGCAGCTCCTCGACCACCTCATCATCCTGGCACGCGGGCAGCTAATGTACAGCGGCGGGCCCAAGGAGGTGACCGCGCACCTCGGCCGCATGGGCCGCAAGGTGCCCAAAGGGGAGAACTCCATCGAGCACCTCCTCGACGTCATCCAGGAGTACGACCAGTCCGAGTTCGGCGTCAACGCCCTCGCCGAGTTCTGCCTCACCGGTCTGAAGCCGCGCAAGCTCGCCGCCGAGGGGATCTCCACCGTGTCTAGCATCCCTCCGACACCGGTTGGGCCCGGGGGCGAGGACTTCGACCACAGCCTCAGGAGCCAGCACTCCAAGTCCCCGTGGAGCGGCGCGCAGTTCACGCCGTCCCGGCGCCCCAAGAAAGATCAAAGCGGCAAGTCACAGAACCCTCCAAG GTACGGGCCGGAGATCGTGATGGGGACGCCGACGCCGCTGAGCAGCATCTCGGTGTACACGGTGAACGAGGCCGACTACCTGTCGCCGGCGCAGCGCGCGTCCGCCACGGGGGCGCCCGGCGTGGGCATCAACGCGCTGGGGCACCGCGGCAAGTTCGCCAACTCGTACGCGGCGGAGGTGTGGGTGCTGATGCGgcgcaacttcaccaacatctgGCGCACGCCGGAGCTGTTCCTGTCGCGGCTGATGGTGCTGACGGTGATGGGGTTCCTGATGGCCACCATGTTCACCAAGCCCAAGGACAACACGCAGGGCATCACCAACCGGCTCAGCTTCTTCATCTTCACCGTgtgcgtcttcttcttctcctccaacGACGCCGTCCCGGCCTTCATCCAGGAGCGCTTCATCTTCATCAGGGAGACCTCGCACAACGCGTACCGCGCGTCCGCGTACGTGGTCGCCGGGGTGATCACGTACCTGCCCTTCCTCCTGCTCCAGTCCGCCGCCTACGCCCTCATCACCTGGTGGGCCATCGGGCTCCACGGCCAGTTCGTCTACTTCCTCGTCATGCTCTACGCCTCGCTCCTCTCCACCAACTCCTTCGTCGTCTTCATCAGCTCCATCGTGCCAAACTTCATCCTTGG GTACGCGGCGGTGATCGCGTTCACGgcgctcttcttcctcttctgcgGCTACTTCGTGGACAGCCAGAGCATCCCGCAGGGGTGGAAGTGGATGAACACCGTGTCCACGATGAAGTACCCGTACGAGGGCCTCCTGATGAACGAGTTCGGCGGGACGCGCATCTTCTCCTCGAACCCGCCGCTCGACGGCAACGCCATCCTCGAGAACCTCACCATCAGCGTGCACAAGGACCGCAAGTGGAGGATGGTGCTCTACCTCCTCGGCTGGGCCGTCTTCTACCGCGTGCTCTTCTACCTCGTCCTCCGCTTCGCCTCCAAGAACAAGAGGAAGTAG